In a single window of the Prochlorococcus marinus str. AS9601 genome:
- the rplL gene encoding 50S ribosomal protein L7/L12 gives MSAKTEEILESLKSLSLLEASELVKQIEEAFGVSAAASAGVVMAAPGAAGGDADGGAAEEKTEFDVVLESFDAAAKIKVLKVVRNATGLGLGDAKALVESAPKTVKEGIAKADAESLKKEIEEAGGKVTLK, from the coding sequence ATGTCCGCAAAAACTGAAGAAATTCTTGAATCACTTAAATCTTTATCACTTTTAGAAGCATCTGAGCTTGTAAAGCAAATTGAAGAGGCTTTTGGTGTATCTGCTGCAGCTTCTGCAGGTGTAGTAATGGCAGCTCCAGGAGCAGCTGGCGGTGACGCAGATGGTGGCGCTGCTGAAGAAAAAACTGAATTTGATGTGGTTCTCGAAAGCTTTGATGCAGCTGCAAAAATCAAAGTACTTAAGGTTGTAAGAAATGCAACTGGCTTAGGTCTTGGCGATGCAAAAGCACTTGTTGAATCTGCACCAAAAACAGTAAAAGAAGGAATTGCCAAAGCAGATGCTGAATCTTTAAAGAAAGAGATTGAAGAAGCTGGCGGTAAAGTTACACTTAAGTAA
- a CDS encoding ABC1 kinase family protein — protein sequence MSYHIFHYRLKKLKRAFVIWITLISLLINLWIDNIRFTIFQTKNNEKSRVQIKRARWFTNQLIKLGSAFIKIGQLLSARPDLIPNTWIQELSKLQDQVPNFSFTQVEETIRNELGSKFNEIDQIICDPVGSASLAQVHRATLKDGKTVVFKVQRPNLKELFIIDLGIMQQIAGLLQKNKNLSRGRNWVEIAKECRKVLMKELDFNCEAQYAARFRQQFLDDENVEVPEVIWDMSSEKVLCLSYVEGTKISDLEKLKSQEIDLPKIAEIGAISYLKQLVNYGFFHADPHPGNLAVSSEGKLIFYDFGMMGNISNNLQKRLGGMVKAAALRDASSLVSQLQQAGLISKDIDVGPVRRLVRLMLKEALTPPFSPNIIEKLSGDLYELVYETPFQLPVDLIFVMRALSTFEGVGRMLDPGFNLVSVTKPYLIELMTSNNQSPNDLINQFGRQVGELGSKAVGIPKRIDESLERLEQGDLQLQIRMGESDRQFKKMFTAQKTLGHSILIGSLSIASALLVSNKQNNFALLPLFFALPISIDWIKCQLSMRKGSRLEKLKR from the coding sequence ATGAGTTATCACATTTTTCATTATCGTTTAAAAAAATTGAAGAGGGCCTTTGTTATTTGGATAACTCTGATTTCGCTTTTAATAAATTTATGGATAGATAATATTAGATTTACAATTTTCCAAACTAAGAATAATGAAAAAAGTAGGGTTCAAATTAAGAGAGCTAGGTGGTTTACTAATCAATTAATAAAGCTTGGATCAGCATTTATTAAAATTGGACAATTATTATCAGCGAGGCCTGATTTAATTCCTAATACCTGGATACAGGAATTGTCTAAATTGCAGGATCAAGTTCCTAATTTTTCATTTACGCAAGTTGAAGAGACTATTAGAAATGAACTAGGGTCTAAGTTTAATGAAATAGATCAAATAATATGTGATCCGGTTGGATCAGCATCACTAGCTCAGGTTCATAGGGCGACTCTAAAAGATGGTAAGACAGTAGTTTTTAAAGTTCAAAGACCCAATTTAAAAGAATTATTTATTATCGATTTGGGCATAATGCAGCAAATAGCAGGATTATTGCAGAAAAATAAGAATTTGAGTAGAGGTAGAAACTGGGTTGAGATTGCTAAAGAGTGTAGGAAAGTTCTGATGAAAGAACTTGATTTTAATTGCGAAGCGCAATATGCAGCAAGATTTAGGCAGCAATTTCTTGATGATGAAAATGTTGAAGTTCCTGAAGTAATTTGGGATATGAGCAGTGAAAAAGTACTTTGTTTAAGTTATGTAGAAGGGACAAAAATAAGCGATTTAGAAAAATTAAAATCACAAGAAATTGATTTACCTAAAATTGCAGAGATAGGTGCAATCAGCTACTTAAAACAATTAGTAAATTACGGTTTTTTTCATGCAGATCCTCATCCAGGGAATTTAGCAGTTTCAAGTGAAGGTAAATTAATTTTTTATGATTTTGGAATGATGGGGAACATCTCAAATAATCTTCAAAAAAGATTAGGGGGGATGGTTAAGGCTGCTGCTCTTAGAGACGCCTCATCACTAGTTAGTCAATTACAACAAGCTGGGCTAATTTCAAAAGATATAGATGTAGGACCAGTCAGAAGATTAGTCAGATTGATGCTTAAAGAAGCCTTAACTCCTCCATTTAGTCCTAATATTATTGAAAAATTATCTGGAGATTTATACGAACTGGTTTATGAAACGCCATTTCAACTGCCAGTAGATTTAATCTTTGTGATGAGAGCTTTATCAACTTTTGAAGGAGTTGGTAGAATGCTTGATCCAGGGTTTAACCTTGTATCAGTTACCAAGCCTTATTTAATAGAACTTATGACTTCAAATAATCAAAGTCCCAACGATTTAATTAACCAATTTGGAAGGCAAGTAGGCGAACTAGGATCGAAAGCTGTTGGAATTCCCAAAAGAATAGATGAAAGTTTAGAAAGATTAGAACAGGGAGATTTACAATTGCAAATAAGAATGGGCGAGTCTGATAGGCAATTCAAAAAAATGTTTACGGCTCAAAAAACTTTAGGCCATTCAATTCTAATAGGAAGCTTATCAATTGCATCCGCTTTACTTGTATCCAATAAACAAAATAATTTTGCATTGTTGCCACTCTTTTTTGCACTACCAATAAGTATTGATTGGATAAAGTGCCAATTAAGTATGAGAAAAGGCTCACGTTTAGAAAAACTTAAGCGCTAA
- the secE gene encoding preprotein translocase subunit SecE, translated as MTSPTTNKEPLKKDSPEVEEPKKKNNFFRSTYDELKLVVWPNKQQLFSESVAVIIMVSFSAAAIASVSRFYGWAASQIFG; from the coding sequence GTGACAAGTCCTACTACTAATAAAGAACCTCTTAAAAAGGATTCTCCTGAAGTTGAAGAGCCTAAAAAAAAGAATAATTTTTTTAGATCTACCTACGATGAGCTTAAACTTGTCGTGTGGCCTAACAAACAACAACTTTTTAGCGAATCAGTAGCAGTTATAATTATGGTATCTTTTTCTGCTGCAGCCATTGCTTCTGTTAGCAGATTCTATGGATGGGCAGCCTCGCAAATTTTTGGTTGA
- the rplA gene encoding 50S ribosomal protein L1, whose translation MKKLSKRMAALSTKIEDRIYAPLEALSIIKENANAKFDETIEAHIRLGIDPKYTDQQLRTTVVLPHGTGQSIKIAVITSGENVSKAKAAGADLFGEEDLVESINKGNMEFDLLIATPDMMPKVAKLGRVLGPRGLMPNPKAGTVTNDIANAIKEFKAGKLEFRADKAGIVHVRFGKASFTKEALFDNLKTLQESIDKNKPSGAKGKYWKTFYVTSTMGPSVQLDINAVQDYQPEG comes from the coding sequence ATGAAAAAACTATCTAAAAGAATGGCGGCTCTATCAACAAAGATAGAAGATCGCATTTACGCACCACTTGAAGCTCTTAGTATTATCAAGGAAAATGCTAATGCAAAATTTGATGAAACTATTGAAGCACATATACGTCTAGGTATTGATCCAAAATATACTGATCAACAATTAAGGACCACTGTTGTATTACCACATGGTACTGGCCAAAGCATCAAAATTGCAGTAATTACAAGCGGTGAAAATGTATCGAAAGCTAAGGCTGCTGGTGCAGATTTATTTGGCGAAGAAGATCTTGTAGAAAGCATCAATAAAGGAAATATGGAGTTTGATCTACTTATTGCAACTCCAGATATGATGCCAAAGGTTGCAAAATTAGGAAGAGTTTTAGGACCTAGAGGTTTAATGCCTAATCCTAAAGCTGGGACAGTAACTAATGACATTGCTAATGCAATAAAAGAATTCAAAGCCGGTAAACTCGAATTTAGAGCAGATAAGGCTGGAATCGTTCATGTCCGCTTTGGAAAAGCAAGTTTCACAAAAGAGGCTCTATTTGACAACTTAAAAACCTTACAAGAATCAATTGATAAAAATAAACCAAGTGGAGCTAAAGGAAAGTATTGGAAAACTTTTTATGTAACTTCAACAATGGGGCCTTCAGTTCAATTAGACATAAATGCTGTACAAGATTACCAACCTGAAGGTTAA
- the eno gene encoding phosphopyruvate hydratase, protein MKETIDFLIDTVEARQVLDSRGNPTVEAEVFLECGASGRAIVPSGASTGAHEAHELRDGGSKYMGKGVLNAVNKIHETISPALCGLSSLDQTAVDKLMIEIDGTPNKSNLGANSILAVSLATARASANALDIPLYRYLGDPLSNLLPVPLMNVINGGAHAPNSLDFQEFMLVPHGVNNFSESLRMGTEIFHSLKSLLDQKGLSTAVGDEGGFAPNLSSSVEAGDLLLEAIQKAGFKPGEQVSLALDAASTEFYRDGIYKYEGKSLNSSEMISYLSRLVSNYPIVSIEDGLAEDDWEGWSELNKELGNKVQLVGDDLFVTNTERLRKGIIEKSANSILIKVNQIGTLTETLEAIELAKMSGFTSVISHRSGETEDTTIADLSVATRSGQIKTGSLSRSERIAKYNRLLKIEEELGNQARFAGALGLGPKNI, encoded by the coding sequence GTGAAAGAAACTATTGATTTTCTGATTGATACTGTTGAAGCAAGGCAAGTCCTTGATTCAAGAGGTAATCCAACTGTAGAGGCAGAAGTATTTTTGGAATGTGGTGCAAGTGGTAGAGCAATTGTTCCCAGCGGAGCTAGTACTGGTGCTCATGAGGCACATGAATTAAGAGATGGTGGTTCGAAATATATGGGGAAAGGCGTTTTGAATGCTGTTAATAAAATTCATGAGACAATATCGCCGGCTTTATGTGGTTTGTCATCTTTAGATCAAACTGCAGTAGATAAATTAATGATTGAAATTGATGGAACTCCTAATAAGTCTAACCTTGGAGCAAATTCAATCCTTGCAGTAAGTCTTGCGACTGCTAGAGCATCAGCAAATGCTTTAGACATTCCCCTATATAGATATCTTGGAGATCCATTATCCAATCTTCTTCCAGTCCCATTGATGAATGTAATAAATGGTGGCGCTCATGCACCAAATAGTCTTGATTTTCAGGAATTTATGCTTGTTCCACATGGAGTTAATAATTTCAGTGAATCATTAAGAATGGGTACTGAAATTTTTCACTCATTAAAATCATTACTTGATCAAAAAGGTCTATCTACTGCTGTAGGCGATGAGGGTGGATTTGCCCCGAATTTGTCATCAAGCGTAGAAGCAGGGGACTTATTATTAGAAGCAATTCAAAAAGCCGGATTTAAGCCTGGTGAGCAGGTATCTTTAGCTTTAGATGCTGCTAGTACTGAATTTTATAGGGATGGTATTTATAAATATGAAGGTAAAAGTTTAAATAGTTCTGAAATGATTTCATATCTTTCAAGATTAGTTTCTAATTATCCCATAGTTTCAATAGAGGACGGTTTAGCTGAGGATGATTGGGAGGGTTGGTCAGAATTAAACAAAGAATTAGGGAATAAAGTTCAGCTTGTAGGTGATGATTTATTCGTTACTAATACAGAAAGATTACGGAAAGGGATTATAGAAAAATCTGCCAATTCAATCCTAATAAAGGTAAATCAAATTGGGACATTAACTGAAACTTTGGAAGCTATTGAGTTAGCTAAAATGTCTGGTTTCACAAGTGTTATAAGTCATAGAAGTGGTGAAACTGAAGATACAACAATCGCAGATTTATCTGTCGCCACTAGATCGGGTCAGATCAAGACTGGCTCTTTGAGCAGAAGTGAAAGGATTGCAAAATATAATAGGCTTTTAAAAATTGAGGAGGAATTAGGAAATCAAGCAAGATTCGCTGGAGCTCTAGGTTTAGGTCCTAAAAATATATAG
- a CDS encoding NAD(P)/FAD-dependent oxidoreductase yields the protein MEIIESDVVIIGGGPAGCTCALYTSRSNLKTVILDKNPSVGALAITHQIANYPGVPVDISGEKLLTLMRDQAVQYGTDYRRAQVFGIDATGEWKMVYTPEGTFKAKALVLASGAMGRPASFKGEADFLGKGVSYCATCDGAFYKNREVAVVGVNKEAIEEATVLTKFASTVHWITSSDPKSDNEEAMELMDNSNIKHWSRTRLLEILGDDLGVNGVVVKNKQEENPINLNLDGVFVYMSGSKPITDFLGDQIALKEDGGVIVDDFMSTNSDGVWAIGDIRNTPFKQAVVAASDGCIAAMSIDRYLNSRKNIRVDWIHS from the coding sequence TTGGAAATCATTGAGTCAGATGTAGTTATTATCGGAGGAGGCCCGGCCGGATGTACTTGCGCACTTTATACATCTCGTTCAAACTTAAAGACAGTAATTTTAGATAAAAATCCATCTGTTGGCGCCTTAGCAATAACTCATCAAATAGCTAATTATCCAGGTGTTCCGGTTGATATAAGTGGAGAGAAATTACTTACTCTAATGAGAGATCAGGCTGTGCAATACGGCACAGATTATAGAAGAGCGCAAGTGTTTGGAATAGATGCTACTGGAGAATGGAAAATGGTTTATACGCCCGAAGGCACTTTCAAAGCTAAAGCACTTGTGCTTGCAAGTGGAGCCATGGGTAGGCCTGCATCATTTAAGGGCGAAGCGGATTTTCTTGGCAAAGGAGTAAGTTATTGTGCTACATGTGATGGGGCCTTTTATAAAAATAGAGAAGTTGCCGTTGTTGGAGTGAACAAGGAGGCAATTGAAGAGGCAACTGTTCTAACTAAATTTGCATCTACTGTGCATTGGATTACATCAAGTGATCCTAAATCAGATAATGAAGAAGCTATGGAATTGATGGATAATTCAAATATAAAACATTGGAGTAGAACAAGATTATTAGAAATATTGGGCGATGATTTGGGTGTGAATGGGGTTGTTGTAAAAAATAAACAAGAAGAAAATCCTATCAATTTAAATTTAGATGGAGTGTTTGTCTACATGAGTGGCTCAAAGCCGATTACTGATTTTTTAGGTGATCAAATTGCTTTAAAAGAAGACGGAGGAGTTATTGTTGATGACTTTATGTCTACAAACTCTGATGGAGTATGGGCTATTGGAGATATAAGAAATACACCATTTAAGCAAGCCGTAGTTGCGGCTTCTGATGGATGTATTGCTGCAATGTCAATTGATAGATACTTAAATAGTCGAAAAAATATAAGAGTAGATTGGATTCATTCTTAA
- the rplJ gene encoding 50S ribosomal protein L10: MGRTLENKQKIVTEIKSLLDDSEMAVVLDYKGLTIKEMSDLRSRLQTTNGICKVTKNSLMRKAIDGDSNWNDLESLLTGTNAFVLIKEDVGGAVKAIQSFQKDTKKSETKGALFEGRLLSDSEIKEIASLPSKEVLMAKIAGALNGVATKIAISINEVPSGLARSLKQHSEKSES, encoded by the coding sequence ATGGGCCGAACACTAGAGAATAAGCAAAAAATCGTTACTGAGATTAAATCTCTTTTAGACGACTCGGAAATGGCTGTGGTTCTTGACTATAAAGGTTTAACTATCAAAGAGATGTCAGATTTGCGATCTAGATTGCAAACAACTAACGGCATCTGCAAAGTTACTAAAAATTCATTAATGCGCAAAGCTATTGATGGAGATAGTAATTGGAACGATCTTGAATCTTTACTGACCGGAACGAATGCTTTTGTGTTAATTAAAGAAGATGTTGGTGGTGCTGTAAAAGCAATCCAATCTTTTCAAAAAGACACCAAAAAATCCGAGACCAAAGGAGCTTTATTTGAAGGCAGACTTCTTAGCGATTCTGAAATAAAAGAAATTGCAAGTCTTCCATCTAAAGAAGTATTGATGGCAAAAATTGCTGGCGCTCTAAATGGCGTAGCAACAAAAATTGCGATCTCTATCAATGAAGTGCCTTCTGGACTTGCTAGATCACTTAAACAACATTCTGAAAAATCAGAATCTTAA
- the rplK gene encoding 50S ribosomal protein L11 gives MAKKIVAVIKLALQAGKANPAPPVGPALGQHGVNIMAFCKEYNARTQDKAGFVIPVEISVFEDRSFTFITKTPPASVLITKAAGIEKGSGESAKGSVGNISKAQLEEIAKTKLPDLNCSSVESAMKVIEGTARNMGVSITD, from the coding sequence ATGGCAAAAAAAATTGTTGCAGTTATCAAGCTTGCTCTACAAGCAGGCAAAGCAAATCCTGCTCCTCCTGTAGGGCCAGCTTTAGGACAACATGGTGTCAATATCATGGCATTTTGCAAAGAATACAACGCAAGGACACAAGATAAAGCAGGTTTTGTAATTCCTGTCGAGATTTCTGTTTTTGAAGATAGAAGCTTTACTTTTATCACAAAAACACCTCCTGCTTCCGTCTTAATAACAAAAGCAGCTGGTATAGAGAAAGGTTCAGGTGAATCCGCAAAAGGCTCTGTTGGGAATATAAGTAAAGCTCAATTAGAAGAAATAGCCAAAACTAAGCTTCCTGATCTAAACTGTTCTAGTGTTGAATCAGCAATGAAAGTAATTGAGGGTACTGCTCGTAATATGGGCGTCTCTATCACTGATTGA
- the nusG gene encoding transcription termination/antitermination protein NusG, which translates to MSNELTTNLASSKANTSIARWYAVQVASSCEKKVKATLEQRSVTLGVNNRIIEIEIPQTPGIKLKKDGSRQTTEEKVFPGYVLVRMILDEDTMMAVKSTPNVINFVGAEDGRGSGRSRGHIKPRPLSRQEVNRIFKRASEKKAVIKLDIEEKDRIIVTSGPFKDFQGEVIEVSGERNKLKALLSIFGRETPVELEFSQINKQN; encoded by the coding sequence ATGAGTAATGAATTAACTACAAACCTTGCTTCTTCAAAAGCAAATACAAGCATCGCGAGATGGTATGCAGTTCAAGTAGCATCAAGCTGTGAAAAAAAAGTAAAAGCGACTCTTGAGCAGAGATCGGTAACTTTAGGTGTTAATAATAGAATCATTGAAATTGAAATTCCCCAAACTCCAGGAATTAAATTAAAAAAAGATGGAAGCAGACAAACTACTGAAGAAAAAGTTTTCCCAGGTTATGTCCTCGTAAGAATGATTTTGGATGAAGATACAATGATGGCTGTTAAAAGTACTCCAAATGTAATTAACTTTGTTGGTGCTGAAGACGGAAGAGGCAGCGGAAGATCGCGAGGTCACATCAAACCTCGACCATTATCAAGACAAGAAGTTAATAGAATCTTTAAGCGCGCATCAGAGAAGAAAGCTGTAATCAAATTAGATATTGAAGAAAAAGATAGAATCATTGTAACTAGCGGTCCATTCAAGGATTTCCAGGGAGAAGTTATAGAAGTTTCTGGAGAGAGAAATAAATTAAAAGCATTACTTTCTATATTTGGGCGCGAGACTCCTGTAGAATTAGAATTCTCCCAAATCAATAAACAAAATTAA
- a CDS encoding ATP-dependent Clp protease ATP-binding subunit yields MRETLTSSPELFSDISWNLLLLGEETAKKWDHSEFNIEHIIHTLFSSSEFFAFIEKLSIDQDTVLDITEDFLEETPTNESDIFTIGEDLEILLDNANQIKTQWGSRLIEIPHLLIALGRDLRIGNYVFEEGNLSMEKLEEELKFFPNINQSKDSFNYGNVIEINNQSNFESNNETNETFVKEEKFKKAIVPLQKSELQIETKQVGKDENALSIYGKDLTESAKKGLLDPVLGRENEINNLMRVLCRRNKNNPILIGNPGVGKTSIAKLLAQLIVDKKVPDTLKDLKIISLDLGALVSGTKFRGQLEERLSLIMQELNNPNQGMILFIDEIHSILSSDRSSTDISNILKPLLAEGELRCIGTTTPEKFRETIEKDQALNNCFQKITVNEPSVELSAKILQGIKKKYESHHGIKISEEAVNYSAKLADRYISDKCLPDSAIDLIDEAAAQLKIESNNMPQIILQQENKLNTIDEKLNNLQGDNIEAQEKLLNNRQQSEAKLNVLLENWNNLREEMEELSILMKEEDKLTKQIKDKSNREIENDLDYLEKLEEELSKIENEIQKLEENFTKIKKNRNFPFKYQVEPDDIADVISKITGIPISKVVSNERKKLVNLETELSEKVIGQEKAIEVVSAAIRRARVGMKSPKRPIGSFLFMGPTGVGKTELAKSLATVLFDEEDALLRLDMSEYMEKNAVARLLGAPPGYIGYEEGGQLTEAVRRKPYSVILLDEIEKAHAEVFNILLQVLDEGRLTDSQGRTVDFKNTVIIMTSNLAGKSILEYSQKISKSEGKLEKDQQTLDDSISNALSSIFRPEFLNRIDEVVKFDPLSIDELQKIIILQTEDLKNLLLEQKINIAIDKKVINKIANDSYEPEYGARPLSRELRRQIENPLAAKLLEDSFKNKKNITIKLNPTKKDEIVFKPS; encoded by the coding sequence ATGAGAGAAACACTTACATCCAGTCCTGAACTATTTAGCGATATTAGTTGGAATCTTCTTTTATTAGGGGAAGAAACCGCAAAAAAATGGGATCATAGCGAATTTAATATTGAACACATAATTCATACATTGTTCTCATCAAGTGAATTCTTTGCCTTCATTGAAAAATTATCAATCGACCAAGATACAGTTTTAGACATAACAGAAGATTTTTTAGAAGAGACACCAACAAATGAGTCAGATATTTTTACTATCGGAGAAGATTTAGAAATTTTATTAGATAACGCGAATCAGATTAAAACTCAATGGGGATCGAGATTAATAGAAATCCCTCATTTACTAATTGCTCTTGGAAGAGATTTAAGAATTGGAAATTATGTTTTTGAAGAAGGAAACCTTTCAATGGAAAAATTAGAGGAAGAATTAAAGTTTTTCCCAAATATTAATCAATCAAAAGATTCTTTTAATTATGGGAATGTAATTGAAATAAATAATCAATCCAATTTTGAATCAAACAATGAGACTAACGAGACTTTTGTAAAAGAAGAAAAATTTAAAAAAGCTATTGTTCCATTACAGAAAAGTGAACTTCAAATTGAAACAAAACAAGTTGGAAAAGATGAAAATGCTCTTTCAATTTATGGAAAAGATTTAACAGAATCAGCTAAAAAAGGGTTACTGGATCCCGTTTTAGGAAGAGAAAATGAGATCAATAATTTAATGAGGGTACTCTGCAGAAGAAACAAAAATAACCCTATACTTATTGGCAATCCTGGAGTTGGTAAAACCTCAATTGCAAAATTACTTGCTCAATTAATTGTAGACAAAAAAGTTCCTGATACTTTAAAGGACTTAAAAATTATTTCACTTGACTTAGGTGCATTAGTTTCTGGGACTAAATTTAGAGGTCAACTAGAGGAAAGACTAAGCTTAATAATGCAGGAACTAAATAATCCAAACCAAGGAATGATCCTATTTATTGATGAAATTCACTCAATATTAAGTTCTGACAGATCTTCTACCGACATCAGTAATATCTTAAAACCTTTACTAGCTGAAGGAGAACTTAGATGTATCGGTACAACTACACCTGAGAAATTTCGTGAAACTATTGAAAAAGATCAGGCATTAAATAATTGCTTTCAAAAGATAACTGTTAATGAACCTTCAGTAGAATTAAGCGCAAAAATATTACAAGGGATCAAAAAGAAATATGAATCACATCATGGCATAAAAATTTCTGAAGAGGCTGTAAACTATTCTGCAAAATTGGCCGATAGATACATCAGCGATAAATGTCTCCCTGATAGTGCAATAGATTTAATTGATGAAGCAGCCGCACAGTTAAAAATCGAGTCTAATAATATGCCTCAAATCATTCTCCAACAAGAAAACAAACTTAATACTATCGATGAAAAATTGAATAATTTGCAAGGAGACAATATCGAAGCTCAAGAAAAACTATTGAATAATAGACAACAATCAGAGGCAAAATTGAACGTTCTTTTAGAAAATTGGAACAATTTACGTGAAGAGATGGAGGAATTATCCATTTTAATGAAAGAAGAAGATAAGCTAACCAAACAAATCAAAGATAAATCAAATCGCGAAATTGAAAATGATCTAGATTATTTAGAAAAGCTTGAAGAAGAGTTAAGTAAAATAGAGAATGAAATACAAAAACTTGAAGAGAACTTTACTAAAATAAAGAAAAATAGAAATTTCCCTTTTAAATATCAAGTTGAACCTGATGATATTGCAGATGTTATATCGAAAATCACAGGTATTCCAATTTCTAAAGTAGTTTCAAATGAACGTAAGAAATTAGTCAATCTAGAAACAGAACTAAGTGAAAAAGTTATTGGACAAGAAAAAGCCATAGAAGTTGTTTCTGCTGCAATTAGAAGAGCTCGAGTTGGCATGAAAAGTCCCAAAAGACCTATTGGATCTTTTTTATTTATGGGTCCTACTGGTGTTGGTAAAACAGAATTAGCAAAATCTCTTGCAACAGTTTTATTTGATGAAGAAGACGCACTTTTAAGATTAGACATGAGTGAATATATGGAGAAAAATGCCGTAGCAAGACTTTTAGGAGCTCCCCCAGGTTATATTGGTTATGAAGAGGGAGGTCAATTAACTGAAGCTGTAAGACGTAAACCCTACTCAGTAATACTTCTTGACGAGATAGAAAAAGCTCATGCAGAAGTATTTAATATCCTTTTGCAAGTCTTAGATGAAGGAAGATTAACGGACTCTCAAGGAAGGACCGTAGATTTCAAAAATACGGTAATCATTATGACAAGTAACCTAGCTGGTAAATCTATACTGGAGTATTCACAAAAAATTTCTAAAAGTGAGGGAAAGTTAGAAAAAGATCAACAAACCCTAGATGATTCAATTAGTAATGCATTGTCTTCAATTTTTAGACCTGAATTTTTAAATAGAATTGACGAAGTGGTAAAGTTTGATCCACTTTCTATTGATGAACTTCAAAAAATAATCATTCTACAAACAGAAGATTTAAAGAACCTGCTACTTGAGCAGAAAATAAATATCGCTATAGACAAAAAAGTTATCAATAAAATTGCAAACGATTCTTACGAACCTGAATATGGTGCTAGGCCACTTAGCAGGGAACTTAGAAGACAAATAGAAAATCCCTTGGCTGCAAAACTTTTAGAGGATAGTTTCAAAAATAAAAAAAATATAACAATTAAACTTAACCCTACTAAAAAAGATGAGATCGTTTTCAAACCTAGCTGA
- a CDS encoding P-II family nitrogen regulator, producing MKRLDLIFSERELDAIIKTLEKANVPGYTVMKHATGRGPERVVTEDMEFTGLGANAHVIVFCEQELIDKMRDNIRDDLSYYGGVAYISEATPL from the coding sequence ATGAAAAGATTAGATTTGATATTTAGTGAAAGAGAACTAGATGCAATCATTAAAACATTAGAAAAAGCTAATGTTCCTGGATATACAGTTATGAAACATGCTACCGGAAGAGGGCCTGAAAGAGTTGTTACTGAAGATATGGAATTTACAGGATTAGGAGCAAATGCTCATGTAATTGTTTTTTGTGAGCAAGAATTAATAGATAAAATGAGAGATAACATCAGGGACGATTTAAGCTACTACGGAGGAGTGGCTTATATTTCTGAAGCAACACCCCTTTAA
- the rnhA gene encoding ribonuclease HI, translated as MNSDSIAIEAATDGACSGNPGPGGWGGLIIFDDNSELEIGGSEQNTTNNRMELTAAIKTLEKLKTYKLKENFKLRTDSKYVIEGYTKWIINWKKNGWKTSSGKPVQNLDLWQKIDQLRINGLIMEYVKGHSGDKQNDRVDKIATNYSKGISIESNLKKVEYSVDFFEKNAPAEIQKLFSRNELIQKFAEKKYLLSSPELDTLLGDENHLKIKQYSLFEWRNWILIPKDKKYWIIEKKEA; from the coding sequence ATGAATAGTGATAGTATTGCGATTGAAGCCGCAACCGATGGAGCCTGCAGCGGTAATCCAGGCCCAGGTGGTTGGGGCGGTTTAATAATTTTTGACGATAACAGCGAATTAGAAATAGGTGGGTCCGAGCAAAATACTACTAATAATAGAATGGAACTCACGGCGGCTATAAAAACTCTTGAGAAATTAAAAACCTACAAATTAAAAGAGAACTTTAAACTAAGAACTGATAGTAAATATGTCATAGAGGGTTATACAAAATGGATTATTAATTGGAAGAAAAATGGATGGAAAACAAGTTCAGGAAAACCAGTTCAAAATCTTGATCTATGGCAAAAAATTGATCAATTAAGAATTAATGGCCTAATAATGGAATATGTTAAAGGTCATAGCGGGGATAAACAAAATGATAGGGTTGATAAAATTGCAACTAATTACAGCAAAGGTATATCTATAGAAAGTAACTTAAAAAAAGTAGAATACTCAGTTGATTTTTTTGAAAAAAATGCACCTGCAGAAATTCAGAAATTATTTTCCCGCAATGAATTAATTCAAAAATTTGCAGAAAAAAAATACCTGTTAAGTTCACCTGAACTAGACACCTTATTAGGTGACGAAAACCACTTAAAGATAAAACAATATTCACTTTTTGAATGGCGTAATTGGATATTGATTCCTAAAGATAAAAAATATTGGATAATAGAAAAAAAAGAAGCCTAA